The following proteins are encoded in a genomic region of Streptomyces sp. NBC_01723:
- a CDS encoding alpha/beta hydrolase, with protein sequence MSYRASGHVARSTSRPGNRPHSETPGGAPRRMPARTFLRSADGVRIDAVYKPAATGGDPSDLVFVVAHGFTAGADEAHVLRIARTFARYGAVVTFSFRGHGASGGRSTVGDREVLDLAAAVAWARGFGHARVVTVGFSMGGSVVLRHAALYGPDSAARTDAVVSVSAPARWYYRGTAPMRRLHWMVTRPEGRFVGRYGFRTRIHHLAWDPEPLSPVDAVPRIAPTPLLLVHGDRDGYFPLDHPRMLARAAGDHGELWLEPGMGHAEHASDEALLGRIGAWAVSKAG encoded by the coding sequence ATGAGCTACCGAGCGTCAGGTCATGTGGCGCGTTCCACCTCTCGTCCAGGGAATCGTCCGCATTCCGAGACGCCGGGGGGAGCGCCCCGCCGCATGCCCGCACGCACCTTCCTGCGCAGCGCCGACGGGGTCCGGATCGACGCCGTGTACAAGCCGGCGGCGACCGGCGGTGACCCCTCCGACCTGGTGTTCGTCGTCGCGCACGGCTTCACCGCGGGCGCGGACGAGGCGCACGTGCTACGCATCGCGCGGACGTTCGCCCGGTACGGCGCCGTGGTCACCTTCTCCTTCCGGGGCCACGGTGCCTCCGGCGGACGGTCGACGGTCGGCGACCGCGAGGTCCTGGATCTGGCGGCGGCCGTCGCGTGGGCACGCGGCTTCGGGCACGCGCGCGTGGTGACGGTCGGTTTCTCCATGGGCGGCTCGGTGGTGCTGCGGCACGCGGCGCTGTACGGCCCGGACAGCGCGGCGCGGACGGACGCCGTGGTGTCGGTGAGCGCGCCCGCCCGCTGGTACTACCGGGGCACGGCGCCGATGCGCCGGCTGCACTGGATGGTGACGCGCCCCGAGGGCCGGTTCGTCGGCCGCTACGGCTTCCGCACCCGCATCCACCACCTGGCCTGGGACCCGGAGCCGCTGTCGCCGGTGGACGCGGTGCCGCGGATCGCCCCGACGCCGCTCCTCCTCGTGCACGGCGACCGGGACGGCTACTTCCCCCTCGACCACCCGCGGATGCTGGCCCGGGCCGCCGGTGACCACGGCGAACTCTGGCTGGAACCCGGCATGGGCCACGCGGAGCACGCGTCGGACGAGGCCCTGCTGGGCCGGATCGGCGCCTGGGCGGTCTCCAAGGCGGGCTAG
- a CDS encoding response regulator transcription factor: MSSLLLLTNALQPSTEVLPALGLLLHNVRVAPAEGPALVDTPGADVILVDGRRDLPQIRSLCQLLRSTGLSCPLVLVVTEGGLAAVTADWGIDDVLLDTAGPAEVEARLRLAMGRQQIVGDDSPMEIRNGDLSVDEATYSAKLKGRVLDLTFKEFELLKYLAQHPGRVFTRAQLLQEVWGYDYFGGTRTVDVHVRRLRAKLGPEHESLIGTVRNVGYRFVTPEKPEKAKSEKTEREKPEREKAAPAGAEAPDTAAARSSKV, encoded by the coding sequence ATGAGCTCTCTGCTGCTCCTCACCAATGCCCTTCAGCCGTCGACGGAGGTGCTCCCCGCCCTCGGCCTGCTGCTGCACAACGTCCGCGTGGCTCCGGCGGAGGGCCCGGCCCTCGTCGACACCCCCGGCGCCGACGTGATCCTCGTCGACGGGCGCCGTGACCTTCCCCAGATCCGCAGCCTGTGCCAGTTGCTGCGGTCCACGGGGCTCAGCTGTCCGCTGGTCCTCGTGGTCACCGAGGGCGGCCTCGCCGCCGTCACCGCCGACTGGGGCATCGACGACGTACTGCTGGACACCGCGGGACCGGCGGAGGTCGAGGCGCGGCTGCGGCTGGCCATGGGCCGCCAGCAGATCGTCGGCGACGACTCCCCGATGGAGATCCGCAACGGCGACCTCTCGGTGGACGAGGCGACGTACTCCGCCAAGCTCAAGGGCCGGGTCCTGGACCTGACCTTCAAGGAGTTCGAGCTGCTCAAGTACCTCGCCCAGCACCCGGGCCGGGTCTTCACCCGGGCCCAGCTGCTCCAGGAGGTGTGGGGCTACGACTACTTCGGCGGCACCCGCACGGTCGACGTGCACGTACGGCGGCTGCGCGCCAAGCTCGGCCCCGAGCACGAGTCGCTGATCGGCACCGTCCGCAACGTCGGCTACCGCTTCGTCACGCCGGAGAAGCCGGAGAAGGCGAAGTCCGAGAAGACGGAGCGGGAGAAGCCGGAGCGCGAGAAGGCGGCGCCCGCCGGGGCGGAGGCCCCGGACACGGCGGCGGCAAGGTCATCCAAGGTGTGA
- a CDS encoding LacI family DNA-binding transcriptional regulator produces MAKVTRDDVARLAGTSTAVVSYVINNGPRPVAPATRERVLAAIKELGYRPDRVAQAMASRRTDLIGLIIPDARQPFFGEMAHAVEQAASERGKMVLVGNTDYVGEREVHYLRAFLGMRVSGLILVSHALNDLAAAEIDAWDARVVLLHERPEAIDDVAVVTDDLGGAQLAVRHLLEHGYEYVACMGGTAETPSVGDPVSDHVEGWQRAMKEAGLSTEDRLFEAPYNRYDAYKVGLEILAGPRRPPAIFCSTDDQAIGLLRAARELRIDVPGELAVAGFDDIKEADLADPPLTTVASDRPAMARAAVDLVLDDGLRVAGSRRERLKVFPSQLVVRQSCGCV; encoded by the coding sequence GTGGCCAAGGTGACTCGGGATGATGTGGCGCGGCTGGCGGGAACTTCCACCGCCGTCGTCAGTTATGTCATCAACAACGGACCCCGGCCGGTCGCCCCGGCCACGCGCGAGCGTGTCCTCGCCGCGATCAAGGAGCTGGGGTACCGCCCGGACCGGGTCGCCCAGGCCATGGCGTCGCGGCGCACGGACCTCATAGGCCTGATCATCCCGGACGCCCGCCAGCCCTTCTTCGGGGAGATGGCGCACGCCGTCGAGCAGGCCGCCTCCGAGCGCGGGAAGATGGTCCTGGTCGGCAACACGGACTACGTCGGCGAGCGCGAGGTCCACTACCTGCGGGCCTTCCTCGGGATGCGCGTCTCCGGTCTGATCCTGGTCAGCCACGCCCTGAACGACCTGGCCGCCGCCGAGATCGACGCCTGGGACGCCCGGGTCGTCCTGCTCCACGAGCGGCCCGAGGCCATCGACGACGTCGCCGTGGTCACCGACGACCTCGGCGGCGCCCAGCTCGCCGTGCGCCACCTGCTGGAGCACGGCTACGAGTACGTGGCCTGTATGGGCGGCACCGCCGAGACCCCGTCCGTCGGCGACCCCGTCTCCGACCACGTCGAGGGCTGGCAGCGCGCGATGAAGGAGGCCGGGCTGTCCACCGAGGACCGGCTCTTCGAGGCGCCGTACAACCGCTACGACGCCTACAAGGTGGGCCTGGAGATCCTGGCCGGGCCGCGCCGCCCGCCGGCGATCTTCTGCTCCACCGACGACCAGGCCATCGGCCTGCTGCGGGCCGCCCGCGAGCTGCGCATCGACGTGCCGGGCGAGCTGGCGGTGGCCGGCTTCGACGACATCAAGGAGGCGGATCTCGCCGACCCGCCGCTGACGACGGTCGCCTCGGACCGTCCGGCGATGGCGCGGGCCGCCGTCGACCTGGTCCTGGACGACGGCCTGCGGGTCGCGGGCTCCCGGCGCGAGCGGCTGAAGGTGTTCCCGTCGCAGCTGGTCGTACGGCAGTCCTGCGGCTGCGTGTAG